DNA from Myxococcus guangdongensis:
CTTCTCGGTCTGCTTCGACTTCCCACCGAGTGGGCCCTCGCGCAACGTCACCACCGTGCCGGCTCGCTCGAAGGACCAGGCGCGTACCGCCCCCTTCTCACGCGCGACGAGGGACAGGGACGCGCGAGGCGCGGGAGCGGGCAGTGAGGGGTTCGACATCCCTCCCGTACCAGCTCCCACGCGACACTGAACAGCTGTTCGTTCAGGAGCGCCGCCCGGCACCCAGGCACCTACTCCGCGACGGAGAGCTTCACGTCGATGTTGCCGCGCGTGGCGCGCGAGTACGGGCACACCTCGTGCGCCGCGTGCATCAGCTTCTCCGCCTCGTCGCGGGGAATGCCCGGCAGGATGCCCTTGAGCTCCACCGCCAGCCCGAAGCCCCCGTCCGGCGTCTTCCCAATCGTCACCGCCGCGGAGATGCCCACCTCGGGCCCCAGCTTCTTGCCGCCCTTGCCCGCCACCAGGCGCAGCGCGCTCTCGAAGCACGCGGAATAACCCGCCGCGAACAGCTGCTCCGGGTTCGTCGCCGTCCCACCCGCGCCGCCCAGCTCCTTCGGCATCGCCAGCGGCAAATCGATGACCTGGTCCGAGGACTGGACCTTGCCCGACCGGCCTCCGTGGGTGGTGGCGTGGGCGGTGTACAGCGGCGAAATCGTGACGGGAGCCATGGCTTGTTCTCCTGGAAGTTCGGGGTCGCTTCTTTCCGACGCCCTTTATTTAGGGGGCAATTCAATCGCGCGCAATCAATTCG
Protein-coding regions in this window:
- a CDS encoding organic hydroperoxide resistance protein; amino-acid sequence: MAPVTISPLYTAHATTHGGRSGKVQSSDQVIDLPLAMPKELGGAGGTATNPEQLFAAGYSACFESALRLVAGKGGKKLGPEVGISAAVTIGKTPDGGFGLAVELKGILPGIPRDEAEKLMHAAHEVCPYSRATRGNIDVKLSVAE